The stretch of DNA ACAAACTTTTCGTCATCATCGTAACTTGATCTTAGTCTTAACATGTCGCCTTTTGTCGTCCTGCGTCCCTGCTGAACTGTATACCGGTTTATCTGAACTCCTTTTGTGAGACCCAAAATGGTAATTTTATCAATGGCCCATCTCTGAGTCATTGCGAAACCTCCGTTACTGACATTTGATTGAATGGTAATGTTCCCAGCTGCCAATTCTGAGGAAAATTTCACCAAGCTCCATCGTCCATCGGGTCCTCCCATAACGGGATCAACTCCATCGTCCAAGTAAACTTGTCCGGTGCTGGCCTTACAGTTGCTCATGACCACCAAAAGATGGAATGGTGTGTTTCGAGCAGCCTGTGTCGTCATGGCTTCCCCTTGCATTGCCAATATATTACCTGATGATAATCAAAATCCACATTGGAACAAAATCTCGACAAATAACACACTTCTATATGTTAAAAGGATTACCTTCATGGATGTGAACATTAATATGATCGGCAGGTGCACTAAGAGTGACAGTACTCCCAGTAGGTGCAGTCACTGAACGAGTGTAATTGAATAAGTCGAACCAGTTTCCTTGTGGAAAATATGCATTGACAGATACAGCACCAGGTTTTAAAACAGGGGACACCATTACACCATTGCCAAGGAGAAACTGGGAGCTGATGCCATAAGTCTGGATGTCCTCTGAAAAGGTAAAGAAAAGAGGTCGTGCAATAGGGACTCCGGTCATTTGTGCTTCGTACATTAATGTGTAGAAGTAGGGGAGGAGTCTATAACGGAGTCCTAGCACCTTCTTTCCTGCAGAAGCAACGGATTCCCATAGGTAGAGCTCTTGGTACGTAGTGTCTTTCGCTGAGTGATCTCTTGAAAACGGATAAAAGGCACCTAGCTGTCATCAGACGCCGAGCAGATTAAGTTGTACTCGTAATTTTCTATCTAAAGACTAAAATTTATGATTGTGCAGTTATATTAAAAAAGCATGCATCATTTACCTGAATCCAACGACGACAAAGCTCTTCAGTAGTATTTCCAGCGAAGCCACAAATATCCGCTCCAATCATTGGCATTCCGAAAAGTCCAGAGTTCAAGATAGATGGAATAGAATATGCCAGGTCAGCCCATGTTGCAGCATTATCTCCTGTCCAATGTGCAGTGTATTTGCCAGACCCAACAAAGGTGGACCGGGATAATACGAACGGCCTTTCCTTGGTGACACTAAGAAGCGCATTATGTGTGGCTTGAGCTTCTAGGAATCCGTACAGATTATGAACATTATAGTCAGTGATATTACCATAATGCATAGCTGTTGGTGGTATAGTCTTGCTGATTATTGATCTGTGGCTTCCGGAATCATTGATCTTATAAGGCGGATCATCAAGGGTAGAGCCTGGTAATGGGTCAGAAGTAATGAAATTTGATGCTTCATTCATGTCAATCCAAATACCGTCAAATGGAAGAAGTTCCCGAAATCTCTTAATCTCGTCAAGCCAGAAGGTTTGAGCAGCAGGGTTCAGAAAATCAGGGTAATATACTGGTCCTGGCCACACAGAACCCAAGTACGGTTCACCATTTCGCTTAATGAAGACATCAGACTGAATCCCTCTGATATAAGTGTCGTACGTCTTGTTTGTACTGATACCTAACATTGCAACAAAAAAAACACTTTCAGTTACATAATGATTCAGAACCAAAGAATAACGAGTCTTTGACTTTGTCGTAAATGGATACAGTCAAATTCAGGGACAATATGTCGGAAAAGAAAAACAAGGCATAAGGAGTAAATCTTACCAGGATCCACAATCGGAACATATCTCTGCCCGTTACTGTGAAGTTTAGAGACAAACTGTTGCATTTTGTCCAAGGGAAAATTAATAGGATCCAGAGTAAAATCCTTGAATGCATCCATGTAATCAATGTCAGTCCACATTACTTCCAGAGGAATATTAGCTGCAGCATATCTCGCCACCACGGATTCTACCTCGCTTACGTTATGATAACCCCATCGACACTGATGAAAACCTGCATCGTCTCATGTCAAAGATGTGAACTTATGATCATAGCTGTTATCAATTGTCCAGACAATAGTTTACGTATTTTATTATAGTCCGTCCCTACAAATATTTCAAGCTCCATTGTTTTACATAAAAAAGCTGATTCAgaagtaaatgtaaacaattaaCGAGAATAAAGAGAGTACGATTACCAAACGCCCAGTAAGGCATAGGAGTTGGACGACCAATAAGCTTGGTATACTGATCCATGACCGCCACAGGAGTAGGCCCACTAAAAACATAAAGATCAATAATTCCACCAATCACCTTATACGTAATTTGATCACCTGTATACTCAATATCCATCCCATTACTATTCAATAACAACACTCCATGGGTCATACCCTTCACTGGACCCGACCTCACGTCCATGTAAAACGGGTGCGACCCGTATAAGTTAAGGTCCGTATTAAAAGCAGCAATGTCAGCATTCCATATAGTAAGGGTCTGGTTATGGGCCAGCTGAAAGGTGGGCTTGGTGTGTTCCCCCAGCCCATAAAGGTGGGCCAGGTGGACTGGGAGGGAAGAGGAGAATTGGAGGTACTGTGGTTTGAAGACGAGTGGGGTGGAGGTGGTGTTGAAGAGGGTGTCGTTGGTGGATTTTCGGGTTATGGTGAAGGAAAAGAGTGTTTTGTGGTGGAGTGTGAAGAGGAGGTCTGTGTTTGGGGTGGTTAGTGTGGTGGTTGTTGTGGCGGTGGTGTGgtagttggtggtggtgggagggtGTTGATTTGATGGTGGTGGTGGGCGGGGGAGGATGGAGTCGGGGAGTTCCCATCGGGTGGTGTTGGCATCGGTTATTCGAATCCTTAGACGGTCATCTTCCTCGAAGCTGCAACGGTGAGAAAGTTGTTAGCGACCTTGTATTTGTACGACGGAGTTGTTTAAGGTATAGAAACAAACGATTTTATGTT from Silene latifolia isolate original U9 population chromosome 10, ASM4854445v1, whole genome shotgun sequence encodes:
- the LOC141606488 gene encoding alpha-glucosidase-like; translated protein: MRRSKLPWFGSMTLVPEVLLVLCVLIVGTKALKNGHEQVVGYGYEVTYAQVDSSTGSISALLHLIRNSSVYGPDVQFLRLTASFEEDDRLRIRITDANTTRWELPDSILPRPPPPSNQHPPTTTNYHTTATTTTTLTTPNTDLLFTLHHKTLFSFTITRKSTNDTLFNTTSTPLVFKPQYLQFSSSLPVHLAHLYGLGEHTKPTFQLAHNQTLTIWNADIAAFNTDLNLYGSHPFYMDVRSGPVKGMTHGVLLLNSNGMDIEYTGDQITYKVIGGIIDLYVFSGPTPVAVMDQYTKLIGRPTPMPYWAFGFHQCRWGYHNVSEVESVVARYAAANIPLEVMWTDIDYMDAFKDFTLDPINFPLDKMQQFVSKLHSNGQRYVPIVDPGISTNKTYDTYIRGIQSDVFIKRNGEPYLGSVWPGPVYYPDFLNPAAQTFWLDEIKRFRELLPFDGIWIDMNEASNFITSDPLPGSTLDDPPYKINDSGSHRSIISKTIPPTAMHYGNITDYNVHNLYGFLEAQATHNALLSVTKERPFVLSRSTFVGSGKYTAHWTGDNAATWADLAYSIPSILNSGLFGMPMIGADICGFAGNTTEELCRRWIQLGAFYPFSRDHSAKDTTYQELYLWESVASAGKKVLGLRYRLLPYFYTLMYEAQMTGVPIARPLFFTFSEDIQTYGISSQFLLGNGVMVSPVLKPGAVSVNAYFPQGNWFDLFNYTRSVTAPTGSTVTLSAPADHINVHIHEGNILAMQGEAMTTQAARNTPFHLLVVMSNCKASTGQVYLDDGVDPVMGGPDGRWSLVKFSSELAAGNITIQSNVSNGGFAMTQRWAIDKITILGLTKGVQINRYTVQQGRRTTKGDMLRLRSSYDDDEKFVVTEISSLRLAIGQEFKIKLQLDQRAMKHPHPITCS